Proteins encoded by one window of Mesotoga sp. UBA6090:
- the gatB gene encoding Asp-tRNA(Asn)/Glu-tRNA(Gln) amidotransferase subunit GatB, which translates to MMNKTVIGLEIHAQLRTDTKAFCSCRADVFDLEPNMAICPVCTGQPGTLPVLNKRVVEFAIMAGLAMNCTINKQSVFDRKNYFYPDLPKGYQITQYFFPIAENGYLYLEDGDEKRKIRIRRIHIEEDAGKMIHQGTDSITGSSGSYVDLNRCGVPLIEIVTEPDLRSPAEARIFMELLRDTVRALGVCSGDMEKGALRCDANISIIDEAGRSSNRVEVKNINSFKFVEKALEFEQERISRTLSSGGDVAKETRSWSFSSKETFSMRSKEEENDYRYFPEPDLPKLIVSDDLIERIAANLPELPWEKIERFMKQYSLPRYDATVLSSDGEIASYFEEVAQTTRRPKESSNWIMGEVMRLMNEKELTVEEVRVSPEHFKELFELIDEGKISNKIAKDIFPFVVEGRKSPLEIVKEKGLEQIDDDRVIEDALRKAMTDNPSAVEQFRDGKEGVLGYFVGAVMKATRGKANPSKVNEIARRMLKD; encoded by the coding sequence GCTCAACTCAGAACTGATACAAAGGCCTTCTGCAGCTGCAGGGCCGATGTTTTTGATCTTGAACCCAACATGGCGATCTGCCCGGTCTGCACGGGCCAGCCAGGCACTCTGCCCGTTCTCAACAAGAGGGTGGTCGAGTTTGCCATCATGGCCGGCCTGGCAATGAACTGCACTATAAACAAGCAGTCGGTCTTTGACAGAAAGAACTATTTTTACCCCGATCTGCCCAAGGGTTATCAGATAACTCAGTACTTCTTTCCCATCGCCGAAAACGGCTACTTATACCTTGAGGACGGAGACGAAAAGAGAAAGATCAGGATTCGCAGAATACATATCGAAGAGGATGCCGGAAAGATGATTCACCAGGGAACCGATTCTATTACCGGCTCATCTGGAAGCTATGTTGACCTCAATAGATGCGGAGTTCCACTAATTGAAATCGTAACAGAGCCCGATCTTCGCAGTCCCGCAGAAGCCCGCATCTTTATGGAGCTCCTTAGGGATACCGTTAGAGCGCTGGGAGTCTGTTCTGGAGATATGGAGAAAGGCGCCCTGCGATGCGACGCGAATATCTCGATAATCGATGAAGCAGGCAGAAGTTCGAACAGGGTAGAGGTGAAGAACATCAACTCCTTCAAGTTTGTCGAAAAGGCGCTGGAATTCGAGCAGGAGAGAATTTCCAGAACCCTTTCATCCGGAGGCGATGTGGCCAAGGAGACGAGATCGTGGAGCTTCTCATCCAAAGAAACGTTTTCTATGAGATCGAAGGAAGAGGAAAACGACTACCGTTACTTCCCAGAACCGGATCTTCCGAAACTGATTGTCAGTGACGATCTAATCGAAAGGATCGCTGCGAATCTCCCGGAGCTCCCATGGGAAAAGATAGAGAGATTCATGAAGCAATACTCGCTTCCCCGTTACGATGCTACCGTTCTTTCTTCAGACGGCGAAATAGCTTCTTACTTTGAAGAAGTTGCTCAGACTACTCGCAGACCTAAGGAGAGCTCAAACTGGATCATGGGAGAGGTTATGAGACTCATGAACGAAAAGGAGCTCACAGTCGAAGAAGTGAGGGTGAGCCCTGAGCATTTCAAGGAGCTTTTCGAGCTTATCGACGAAGGGAAGATATCGAACAAGATTGCGAAAGATATCTTTCCGTTTGTTGTAGAAGGAAGGAAATCGCCTCTGGAGATAGTCAAAGAGAAGGGGCTTGAACAGATAGACGATGACAGAGTAATCGAGGATGCTTTGCGAAAGGCGATGACCGACAACCCCTCTGCGGTGGAGCAGTTCAGAGACGGGAAGGAAGGCGTTCTTGGATATTTTGTCGGAGCAGTTATGAAGGCTACCAGAGGAAAGGCGAATCCATCGAAAGTGAATGAGATCGCAAGGAGGATGCTTAAAGATTGA
- the hemW gene encoding radical SAM family heme chaperone HemW produces MGAGAYVHIPFCARKCSYCDFCTVQYDSALIDEYHRSLKREIEMYSISDTVETLYFGGGSPSLYPVELLNDLLMHLKSSLRTEIREATIEANPWELERERLQEWRKMGFNRVSVGVQSSEKSILEICERPVPSDLKQRLIMCREMFDNLNLDFILGLPGEAESNVRANLELIGATGPDHVSYYVFDSDHETKLMSQVHDAIIELPDPEILERLHDLVLESLGKMGYKRYEISSWAVDNRECLHNLKYWRNEQYLGFGLSAGGHFDGKRYVNTGDLRRYHDLIGRNLVPVSEFIENTVIQELFETLFMGLRLAEGVDLSRSGYPEELLELLISRIGLYLGEYLSPDNGVVVLNETGMDFSRSVFQKLLDIKEEIEIAFST; encoded by the coding sequence ATGGGTGCGGGCGCCTATGTGCATATCCCGTTTTGTGCCAGAAAATGTTCATACTGCGACTTCTGCACCGTTCAGTATGACTCGGCGCTCATAGACGAATATCATCGTTCTTTGAAAAGGGAGATAGAGATGTATTCGATTTCGGATACAGTCGAAACGCTCTATTTCGGAGGTGGCTCCCCGTCGCTTTATCCAGTCGAGTTGTTGAATGATTTGCTCATGCATCTCAAGAGCTCGCTGAGAACGGAGATAAGAGAGGCTACCATAGAGGCCAATCCCTGGGAACTGGAAAGAGAACGTCTCCAAGAATGGAGAAAGATGGGCTTCAACAGAGTATCGGTTGGTGTGCAGTCATCTGAGAAGAGCATTCTCGAAATCTGCGAGAGGCCCGTACCTTCCGATCTGAAACAGAGATTGATCATGTGCAGAGAAATGTTCGACAACTTGAATCTCGATTTCATTTTAGGCCTGCCCGGAGAAGCCGAAAGCAACGTGAGAGCGAATCTGGAACTTATTGGCGCCACCGGACCGGATCATGTTTCATATTACGTCTTCGATTCCGATCACGAAACTAAATTGATGAGTCAGGTGCATGATGCTATCATTGAACTGCCCGACCCTGAAATCCTCGAAAGGCTTCACGACTTGGTTCTTGAATCACTGGGGAAGATGGGCTACAAGAGATATGAGATCTCTTCGTGGGCAGTTGATAATAGAGAATGCCTTCATAATCTCAAGTACTGGCGTAATGAGCAGTACCTGGGCTTTGGGCTTTCGGCGGGCGGCCACTTTGACGGGAAGAGATATGTCAACACCGGTGACCTGCGCCGTTATCATGATCTGATTGGGCGGAATCTGGTGCCTGTCAGCGAATTTATTGAGAACACCGTCATACAGGAATTGTTTGAGACTCTTTTCATGGGGCTTAGATTGGCAGAAGGAGTAGATCTGTCTCGCTCGGGATATCCCGAAGAGCTTCTCGAACTCCTGATTTCTAGAATAGGACTTTACCTGGGAGAGTATCTTTCGCCCGACAACGGAGTTGTGGTGTTGAACGAGACTGGGATGGATTTCTCCAGAAGCGTTTTTCAGAAGCTCTTAGATATTAAGGAGGAGATAGAAATTGCTTTCTCCACATGA
- a CDS encoding ferritin family protein yields MLSPHEVLEIALRVENEGADFYRDLAESTNSENQGSVFRFLSSQERRHAETFRALLKRFEEEAVELVNWDDARAYMEDLTREAVFSGRLHDAMSSSDYDEAIALAIEVEKKSIAFYRSFVNNVKSETTDALEKIIAEEKKHIELLEGLR; encoded by the coding sequence TTGCTTTCTCCACATGAGGTGCTCGAAATCGCACTGAGAGTCGAAAATGAAGGAGCGGATTTCTACAGAGACCTGGCCGAGAGCACCAATAGTGAAAATCAGGGCTCTGTCTTTCGTTTTCTTTCTTCTCAGGAGAGAAGACATGCAGAGACTTTCCGAGCTCTCCTGAAGAGATTCGAGGAAGAGGCCGTCGAACTTGTAAATTGGGACGACGCAAGGGCATATATGGAGGACTTGACCAGGGAAGCTGTTTTTTCCGGCAGACTCCACGATGCGATGAGCAGTTCCGATTATGACGAGGCCATAGCCCTGGCAATAGAAGTCGAGAAGAAGAGCATAGCTTTCTACAGGAGTTTTGTGAATAACGTGAAGAGCGAGACTACCGACGCCCTCGAAAAAATCATCGCTGAAGAGAAAAAACACATTGAACTTCTGGAAGGACTGAGATGA
- a CDS encoding deoxycytidylate deaminase, producing the protein MSVEELSDFLDHFSVHKSTSPTESWDSYFMKLAYQVRERSSCHHRKVGALIVRENRILATGYNQPPSGFPHCDETECIRDALKIPSGQNQEICYAAHAEQNALSQAAKFGILTNGSTIYVTHRPCSICARLIINAGIKRVVFSEGYPDPLTEFMFDKTGVVMTHFIE; encoded by the coding sequence ATGTCTGTAGAAGAACTTTCGGATTTCCTGGATCATTTTTCGGTTCATAAATCCACAAGCCCTACAGAGAGCTGGGATTCGTACTTCATGAAACTTGCGTACCAGGTGAGGGAGAGGTCGAGTTGTCATCACAGAAAGGTGGGAGCCTTGATCGTAAGAGAGAATCGAATTCTCGCCACGGGCTATAACCAGCCGCCCTCTGGATTTCCTCACTGCGACGAGACAGAGTGCATCAGGGACGCTCTGAAAATACCTTCAGGTCAGAATCAGGAGATCTGTTACGCGGCTCACGCCGAACAGAACGCCCTGTCTCAAGCTGCGAAATTCGGAATTTTGACAAACGGGTCGACGATCTACGTAACCCACCGTCCCTGCTCCATTTGCGCCAGACTGATAATAAATGCTGGCATTAAGCGGGTCGTCTTCTCTGAAGGCTATCCCGATCCACTTACTGAGTTCATGTTCGATAAGACGGGTGTCGTCATGACGCATTTTATAGAGTGA
- a CDS encoding 2-oxoacid:ferredoxin oxidoreductase subunit beta produces the protein MAIARLTKYLRQDRMPHVWCPGCGNGVIMKAFIDAVDKGALDPDRVAVISGIGCSSRVTGYLNFNTMHTLHGRAIAFATGVKLARPEFNVVVMGGDGDMMAIGGNHFIHACRRNMDLTVIVFNNNIYGMTGGQYSPTTPHEKIASTSPYGNVENSFDIVNLAVASGATYVARTTVFHYAQMVQFIQKALNHKGMGVVEIMTNCHTYYGRYNAMSKPEDLLTHFKKNTVQIKKAKTMSPEELSDKIVAGEFVNIEAETYSDRYRIMSERIIAAERGDEA, from the coding sequence ATGGCTATCGCAAGGCTAACCAAGTATCTTAGGCAAGACAGGATGCCTCACGTTTGGTGTCCCGGCTGCGGAAACGGCGTTATTATGAAGGCCTTCATTGACGCAGTCGACAAGGGCGCCCTTGATCCCGACAGAGTCGCCGTAATATCCGGCATTGGATGCTCTTCCAGAGTCACAGGATACCTTAACTTCAACACTATGCACACTCTTCACGGAAGGGCAATAGCGTTCGCTACAGGCGTTAAACTGGCACGACCGGAATTCAACGTTGTTGTAATGGGCGGGGACGGAGACATGATGGCAATTGGCGGAAATCACTTCATCCATGCCTGCAGAAGAAACATGGATCTTACCGTGATAGTTTTCAATAATAATATATACGGAATGACGGGCGGACAGTATTCGCCGACAACGCCTCATGAGAAGATCGCTTCGACTTCTCCTTACGGAAATGTTGAGAACTCGTTCGACATAGTGAATCTCGCAGTCGCCTCCGGTGCGACCTATGTCGCCAGGACGACAGTCTTTCATTATGCCCAGATGGTGCAGTTCATCCAGAAGGCCCTGAATCACAAAGGTATGGGAGTGGTGGAGATAATGACCAATTGTCACACATACTACGGAAGATACAATGCAATGTCCAAACCGGAAGATCTGCTGACGCATTTCAAAAAGAACACGGTGCAGATCAAGAAAGCAAAAACAATGTCTCCCGAGGAATTATCGGACAAGATAGTTGCCGGCGAGTTTGTCAATATAGAAGCGGAAACTTACAGCGACAGATACAGGATTATGAGCGAACGGATAATCGCTGCCGAGAGAGGTGACGAAGCATGA
- a CDS encoding 2-oxoacid:acceptor oxidoreductase family protein has product MKHTVSEPHSVRISGIGGQGNVLMGIILAEALLIQGSWVVQTQSFGAQVRGGLSYCDVLFNSEPIDYPKAHSFELIYSMHQTAVNAHVPLIHMNGVLIVDSTLVKSIPKEGIRMTRKIISKPVTELTENKFGSTLPANMVGLGLIARAGNFVTTQSLKEAMVKHIKAKYVEMNSRAIDFGYSLIEKSYNIRSERIDSVGRGFE; this is encoded by the coding sequence ATGAAGCACACGGTTTCGGAACCTCATTCAGTAAGGATTTCCGGTATCGGTGGCCAGGGAAATGTCTTGATGGGTATCATTCTAGCTGAAGCGCTCCTTATTCAGGGAAGCTGGGTCGTTCAGACTCAATCATTCGGCGCGCAGGTGAGGGGCGGGCTCTCTTATTGTGATGTCCTTTTCAACAGCGAGCCGATCGACTACCCAAAAGCCCATTCCTTTGAACTTATCTACTCCATGCACCAGACGGCCGTTAATGCTCACGTTCCCCTGATTCATATGAACGGCGTCCTTATAGTAGATTCGACTCTCGTCAAATCCATTCCGAAAGAAGGAATAAGAATGACGAGAAAGATTATTTCCAAGCCGGTAACGGAACTCACAGAGAATAAATTCGGAAGCACGCTTCCCGCTAATATGGTGGGGTTGGGACTGATTGCCAGAGCCGGGAATTTCGTCACCACTCAGTCACTTAAGGAGGCCATGGTCAAGCACATTAAAGCAAAGTACGTTGAAATGAACTCCCGGGCTATTGATTTCGGTTACTCACTAATTGAGAAATCTTACAATATTAGAAGTGAAAGAATCGATTCTGTCGGCCGGGGATTTGAATGA
- a CDS encoding diacylglycerol kinase family protein — translation MKKFVRSLGNATNGIKHLLKERNFRIQLVFGAVILTLGALLGLDKNDYYWLLFCTFMVLLLEGINTVVEKMADILRPYYDDRVRVLKDTAASVVLIGTAVSILIGLSIILQSIFGLHFAIGLLFGIMILVIFFFLGLFGGGRE, via the coding sequence ATGAAGAAGTTTGTCAGAAGTCTAGGCAACGCCACAAACGGAATAAAGCATCTCTTGAAGGAACGGAACTTCAGAATCCAGCTCGTTTTCGGAGCAGTAATTCTTACTCTTGGCGCTCTGCTAGGCCTTGACAAGAATGATTATTATTGGCTTCTTTTCTGTACGTTTATGGTATTACTTCTCGAGGGAATTAACACGGTGGTGGAGAAGATGGCCGATATTCTGCGTCCCTACTATGACGATAGAGTGCGTGTACTAAAGGATACAGCAGCCTCAGTAGTACTTATAGGGACTGCAGTATCTATCCTTATAGGATTATCCATTATTTTACAATCAATTTTTGGTTTGCATTTTGCCATCGGACTGCTTTTTGGTATAATGATCTTGGTAATCTTCTTCTTCTTGGGGCTTTTTGGAGGTGGCAGGGAATGA
- a CDS encoding M23 family metallopeptidase has translation MNRRVILLFLVMSLFLMTRSFAYFLVTYVVRSGDSIHTISRDLDVCISTIIDFNNLKNPSSIKAGDTLRMPQPDGLIYEVQSGDTFDYIAKLFFAPVEELIAANNLRPDSIINPGQRVFIPMSLINLYQYVPQSSPFRWPIYGVISSNYGWRTHPVSGQPSFHSGLDLAAPEGTPIFAGSRGTVVFAGMNGGYGNMVEIQHDNGYVTRYGHMSRISVYIGQRVETGSLIGRVGTTGISTGPHVHFEVRDPKTNTMNPLSMLPTRDLMYVIRREDDGTAAGGK, from the coding sequence ATGAACCGTCGGGTCATTCTGTTATTCTTAGTTATGTCTTTGTTTTTGATGACTCGCAGTTTTGCGTATTTCCTCGTTACGTACGTGGTTAGATCGGGAGACTCGATTCACACTATTTCCAGGGATTTGGATGTTTGCATTTCGACAATTATCGATTTCAACAACCTGAAGAATCCTAGCAGTATCAAGGCAGGAGATACGCTCCGGATGCCTCAGCCCGATGGTCTGATCTACGAGGTTCAATCCGGCGATACCTTCGATTACATAGCAAAGCTTTTCTTCGCACCTGTCGAAGAGTTGATAGCAGCGAACAACCTTCGGCCTGATTCGATTATCAACCCTGGACAGAGAGTCTTCATTCCCATGTCCCTGATAAACTTGTATCAGTATGTTCCGCAGAGTTCCCCATTCAGGTGGCCCATTTATGGGGTCATATCTTCCAATTACGGTTGGAGAACTCATCCTGTAAGCGGGCAGCCCTCATTCCATTCGGGACTTGACCTTGCGGCTCCCGAAGGAACACCGATCTTTGCAGGTTCGAGGGGAACAGTAGTCTTTGCCGGAATGAACGGCGGTTATGGGAATATGGTTGAAATACAGCACGACAATGGTTACGTTACCCGTTATGGCCACATGAGCAGAATCAGTGTTTATATAGGTCAAAGAGTGGAGACCGGTTCGTTGATCGGCCGGGTCGGAACCACAGGGATCTCGACGGGTCCTCACGTGCATTTCGAAGTCAGAGATCCGAAGACCAACACGATGAATCCCCTTTCGATGCTCCCCACACGTGACCTCATGTACGTGATAAGAAGAGAGGACGACGGCACCGCTGCCGGTGGTAAATGA
- a CDS encoding DUF523 domain-containing protein — translation MTKILVSACLIGVNCTYRGDNNLSLKLLELVDRFILLPVCPEQLGGLPTPRPRAEITTSCDWRAARIVIDQFGKDVTQNYTRGAEEVLKIAKLSGTSIALLRSRSPSCGCKGIYDGTFSGVMIDGMGITAELLMKNAIEVYSEEEINFLY, via the coding sequence ATGACAAAGATCCTGGTTAGCGCTTGCCTCATCGGTGTCAACTGTACGTATCGCGGAGATAACAACCTGTCTTTGAAGCTTCTTGAGCTGGTGGACAGGTTTATTCTTTTACCTGTCTGTCCTGAGCAGCTCGGAGGACTTCCGACACCGCGTCCCAGGGCAGAAATAACTACTTCATGCGACTGGCGGGCAGCAAGGATAGTTATCGATCAGTTTGGGAAGGATGTTACTCAGAACTACACACGAGGAGCCGAAGAGGTGTTGAAAATAGCAAAGCTTTCCGGAACCAGTATCGCTCTCCTCAGGTCGAGGAGTCCTTCTTGCGGGTGCAAAGGCATCTACGACGGTACTTTCAGCGGGGTGATGATCGACGGAATGGGAATAACAGCGGAGCTTCTCATGAAGAACGCTATTGAAGTCTATTCCGAAGAAGAGATCAACTTCTTATACTAG
- a CDS encoding NADH:ubiquinone reductase (Na(+)-transporting) subunit F: MEIVISALVVGGISAVLAAVLTIADALVNNYGEVNIKVNESKSYKVKGGSTLLSTLAGEKIFIPSACGGKGSCGLCKVKVLSDIGPILPTELPYLLPKEKKDNIRLSCQVKVKSDISIEIPEELFNIREYLSTVSSIENVTHDIKEVFFDLEEEIRFKAGQYVQLIVPAYGDIKGETMRAYSMSSPPSVRNGVELLIRLVPNGIVTTYVHTMLRVGDRIRILGPFGDFFLRETDSDIIFIAGGSGMAPIRSIVLDMMEKGVERNAYYFFGARSKKDLFYLEEMKEIESKMPNFHFIPALSDPLPEDGWEGEVGLITDVVDRYLAGQGDEPSREGYLCGSPGMINACISVLKKHNVPEEKIYYDKFG, encoded by the coding sequence TTGGAAATAGTCATCTCTGCTCTGGTCGTTGGAGGGATCTCCGCAGTACTCGCTGCGGTTCTTACAATCGCAGATGCCCTGGTTAACAACTACGGAGAAGTGAATATCAAGGTAAATGAATCCAAGAGCTACAAGGTAAAGGGCGGATCGACTCTACTTTCCACTCTCGCGGGAGAGAAGATCTTCATCCCCTCGGCATGCGGAGGCAAGGGCAGTTGCGGACTGTGCAAGGTGAAGGTCCTGAGTGATATCGGGCCCATTCTTCCCACGGAACTGCCTTATCTCTTACCCAAAGAGAAAAAGGACAATATCAGGCTCTCATGCCAGGTGAAAGTGAAAAGCGACATATCTATCGAAATTCCCGAAGAGCTTTTCAACATACGAGAGTACCTTTCAACCGTCTCATCCATAGAGAATGTCACTCATGATATCAAGGAAGTCTTCTTCGATCTCGAAGAAGAGATAAGGTTCAAAGCCGGTCAATATGTTCAACTGATCGTGCCTGCTTATGGAGATATAAAGGGAGAGACAATGAGAGCCTATTCTATGTCATCTCCGCCCTCCGTGAGGAACGGAGTTGAACTGCTTATAAGGCTGGTTCCTAATGGAATTGTGACAACTTACGTCCACACGATGCTTAGAGTGGGAGACAGGATAAGAATCCTTGGACCGTTTGGAGACTTCTTTCTCAGAGAGACCGATTCGGATATAATATTCATTGCCGGTGGTTCGGGGATGGCTCCGATCAGGTCGATAGTACTTGACATGATGGAAAAGGGCGTAGAAAGAAATGCGTATTACTTCTTTGGAGCAAGGAGCAAGAAGGATCTCTTCTATCTTGAGGAAATGAAGGAGATCGAAAGCAAAATGCCTAACTTCCATTTCATACCGGCTTTGTCCGACCCCCTGCCCGAAGACGGCTGGGAAGGCGAAGTGGGACTGATAACGGATGTGGTTGACAGGTACCTTGCCGGGCAGGGAGATGAGCCTTCCAGAGAGGGTTATCTCTGCGGTAGTCCCGGGATGATAAATGCCTGTATAAGCGTATTGAAAAAGCACAACGTACCGGAAGAAAAGATCTACTACGACAAATTCGGATAG
- a CDS encoding electron transport complex protein RnfA — MGVPLNPFVIMIAAALTSNMVLSNFLGMCSFISVSRDIKTANGLGMAVTFVLTLTSVLNYIVYYYILVPLNLVYLRYIVFIVVIAAFVQFLEMVIDRFSPALYINLGIFLPLITVNCAILGGVLFMIIREYNLIQSLFFGFGSGAGWWLAIVALSAMRMRLREKDLPPQLVGPGITMIIIGIMALAFMGFSGMLPVQ; from the coding sequence ATGGGAGTTCCGCTTAATCCTTTTGTCATAATGATCGCTGCGGCACTTACGAGCAACATGGTTCTGAGCAACTTTCTCGGGATGTGCTCGTTCATCTCCGTTTCGAGAGATATAAAGACGGCCAACGGCCTTGGAATGGCAGTAACCTTCGTCCTGACACTGACATCGGTCCTGAATTACATAGTCTACTACTATATTCTTGTTCCACTGAATCTGGTCTATCTCCGGTACATCGTATTCATCGTAGTAATTGCTGCATTTGTCCAGTTTCTGGAGATGGTTATCGACAGGTTCTCTCCGGCACTCTATATCAATCTGGGAATCTTCTTGCCTCTAATCACCGTGAACTGTGCGATCCTTGGCGGCGTTTTGTTCATGATCATCAGAGAATACAATCTGATACAGTCGCTGTTCTTTGGGTTTGGATCCGGAGCGGGCTGGTGGCTGGCAATAGTCGCGCTGTCTGCGATGAGAATGAGACTTAGAGAAAAGGATCTTCCCCCTCAGTTGGTGGGACCCGGGATAACCATGATAATCATCGGCATTATGGCCCTCGCTTTTATGGGCTTCTCGGGCATGCTGCCCGTTCAGTAA
- a CDS encoding NADH:ubiquinone reductase (Na(+)-transporting) subunit D, whose translation MAESKKTIFLANIWKNNPVIVQILGICSALAVTNNLTNTLIMSIGLIFTTAFSSLTISALRRHIPKNVRMMVQVLIIATYVIILDIVLKAYLPSISKALGPYVGLIITNCIIMGRAEAFAQSHGPVLSFIDGISAGIGYSLILLAVAFIRELLGFGTLFGLRVMPESFTPWVIMIMAPSAFFILGAIIWIARTPIVKKK comes from the coding sequence ATGGCTGAATCGAAGAAGACGATCTTCCTCGCGAATATCTGGAAGAACAACCCTGTAATTGTGCAGATACTCGGGATTTGTTCGGCCCTGGCCGTAACGAACAATCTCACAAACACACTGATAATGAGCATAGGCCTTATTTTTACTACGGCATTCTCTTCGCTCACAATTTCGGCTCTTAGAAGGCATATTCCCAAGAATGTGCGTATGATGGTTCAGGTTCTGATAATCGCTACTTACGTAATAATCCTGGATATTGTTCTGAAGGCTTATCTTCCTTCCATAAGCAAGGCCCTCGGTCCTTATGTCGGTTTGATTATCACTAACTGCATAATCATGGGCAGAGCCGAGGCCTTTGCGCAGTCACACGGGCCGGTTCTTTCATTCATTGACGGAATCTCAGCCGGAATAGGCTATTCGCTGATTCTTCTGGCAGTGGCCTTCATCAGGGAGCTGCTTGGCTTCGGAACTTTGTTTGGATTGAGAGTCATGCCGGAGAGCTTCACTCCCTGGGTGATCATGATTATGGCACCCAGCGCCTTCTTCATACTTGGCGCCATAATCTGGATCGCACGCACACCTATCGTAAAGAAGAAATGA
- a CDS encoding FMN-binding protein, producing MNEKLYSVLFVFILTTVFVLCLAGINALASGTIERNERLEFQRSLIYVFELWEGADSPPDEEVQKLYSSRIKELEGAQTVYVVEKDGTREFAFTVQSAGLWGTITALVAVDESGSRITGIDFINHSETPGLGGRIDEESFKEQFRGELISSDSSARVAVVSGQDTGSRDDSKVDAITGATRTSESIQTLLNKAVNTVLPVVLEVVD from the coding sequence GTGAACGAAAAGCTTTACTCTGTATTGTTTGTTTTCATTCTAACAACGGTATTTGTCCTGTGTCTCGCAGGCATAAACGCACTGGCTTCCGGTACGATCGAAAGAAATGAGCGGCTCGAGTTTCAGAGATCGTTGATTTATGTATTCGAGCTTTGGGAGGGAGCCGATTCCCCGCCGGATGAGGAAGTTCAGAAGCTCTATTCAAGCAGAATCAAAGAGCTCGAGGGAGCACAGACTGTCTATGTAGTCGAGAAAGACGGAACGAGAGAGTTTGCCTTTACTGTGCAAAGCGCCGGGCTCTGGGGGACTATTACGGCTCTTGTAGCGGTAGATGAGAGCGGATCAAGAATAACGGGAATAGATTTCATCAACCACTCGGAAACTCCCGGACTTGGCGGAAGAATAGATGAAGAGTCGTTTAAGGAGCAGTTCAGGGGAGAACTGATCTCCTCTGATTCTTCTGCAAGAGTAGCCGTGGTTTCGGGTCAGGACACCGGTTCTAGAGACGACTCAAAGGTCGATGCAATTACTGGAGCGACGAGAACTTCGGAATCGATCCAGACCTTATTGAATAAGGCGGTTAACACGGTTCTCCCGGTAGTTCTTGAGGTGGTGGATTAG